From Lewinellaceae bacterium:
CTGGCCAGCATCGCCCTGATGAATTGCATGGCCCATATCCGCCGGGAGTTCTTCGAGGCCCAGGGTACCGACGCCGAGCGGGCCCAAACGGCCTTGACGATGATCAAGATCCTTTACCTGGTGGAAGAAAAAGCTCGCCTGCAGGGCCTGGACGCCGAACAGCGCCTGGAGCTTCGGCTCAAAGAATCAAAACCTGCCTTCGATACCCTTGGGCAGTGGCTGCAAACCGAATACGACAAGGTTACTCCTTCCAGCGCCATCGGCAAAGCTATCCAATACGCCCTCAACCGCTGGAAGAACATGGCCTGGTTTTTGGCCGACGGCAATATTGAGATCGACAACAACCTGGTGGAGAACATTATCCGCCCGGCGGCTATCGGGCGCAAGAATTACTTATTTGCCGGCAGCCACGAAGCAGCCCAGCGCACGGCGATGTTCTATACCTTCTTCGCCGCCTGCAAACACCACGGCATTGACCCCGAGAAATGGCTCACAGACGTGCTCAACCGCATCCACGATCACAAGGTCAGCCAACTGCATGAACTCTTCCCGCAGAATTGGAAGCCGGCAGCGGAATAAGCAAGCTGCTGGCTGCAACCGGCAAAGTTAGGGGCTCTTGAGGTCGGGCGCAAGATGCCCTTGGTGGTAGGCTTACGCGGAGGCAGCGCAGGACGGGTGCGTGATGGCCACGTTGACACTAAAGCCCAGTCCACTGGAAAGTACTTTAAAGAAGCCGGTTTTGGTACAGCCCCGGCTGTCTCCGAGGGTCAGGTAATAAATGCCTTCGGCTAAATCGTAGAGGTCAGGCGTGTCGGCCCCGTTGCTCCAGGAGTAGGTGTAAGGGGGCGTGCCGCCCGCCGCCATTACCGTGATGCTGCCGGTGGCCTGGCCCGGGCAGGTTTCGGTTTTGTCTCCGGAAAAGGAGGGAGCAGGGCAGGCGGGGATGGTGATGTCGTACTGGAAGGTGCAACCGAAGGAATTGGTGACCAGGACATAATAGTTGCCCGGAAGCTTAATATCTATAGGGTTTTGTTCCGTGGAAGGAGAATAACCGCCTTCTTCTCTGTGCCACTCGAAGGAGAAGGGGCCGGCAGTGCCTTCGGCAGTGAGGTTAAAGGCTTGCTGGGGGGAGCTGCCGCTTTCGCAGAGGCAGTCTACGAGAGGGGTGACCTCTATGGCGGCATGGGCGGAGAGGAGGGTGAGGAGGAGGAGCGCGGTGGTGAAGAGGTGGTTCAAACTACAAGATGTGATTTCCAAAGATGGTGCCGTACACATGCCCACCTCAACCTCCGCACTCCCGGTGCAACCATTGGCATCCGTAGCGGAGACGGAATAAAAGCCCGGTTCATACACTTCTATCGAACCGCCGGCGCTTCCAGTACTCCACTCTGTTGTTGTGTATGCCCCGTCGAGGCTCAATACGATGAAATCCTGAGCACAACCATTTGCCCGGTTTTCGGCAGGAGGCGCCTCCTTGCCCGGCCTCGCGCCCGGTATATTCCGGTAGCAAAGGGATGGATCTTCAGGCAAGATTTTCACCTCAACAGTGTTTACTTTGACGGTAACTTCATCTTCAGCCACCAACTCGCCGTCCGATGCTGTGACGTATACCCGGTAAGTGGTTGTCTCTTGCGGCGTGGCGCTGGGCATGGCGCTTTCCGGATCGTCCAGCCCTGCTTCCGGTATCCAGCTATAGCAATATTCCAGGCTATCCAGAGGATGCGGTTCGGGCAAACACCCCGTTCCGATTTGTACTGTATCTCCCCGGCAGATCATTACATCCGGCCCGGCCACACTTGGGCAGCCGTTCACCGGCCGCCTTTCCAACACCATATTATCGTAGCGCGCCCAGCCCGAAGGGCTATCCCCCAGCGCCTGGGCAACAGCCCAGTAGGTGCCCGCTGCGTCTACTGTAAAGGCAGCGGAAGCAACTTCTGTACCGGGCAGCGAAGGGTCGTCTGTGTCAATAGAAGACAGGGCGACATCCGGCCCGGCGGCCGCGCCGCCGCTGCTGGGAGCGGTATGAAAGGAGAAGCGAACCGACTGCCCCTGGCCGAAGGATTTTGCGTTGAGTTGTATCCGATATTCAAACCCGGTTTCCAAATCTGTTTTCATGGCGATCAGGCTGCCGGCGGCGTAGGGCTGCAGCAAGGCGCAGGTATCGCCGGGCACTCCGGTAGAGCCGTAGGTGCCGCGTACAAAGCCCACGGCGTGGAAACCTTGTATCCCCTGTAAATTAACAGGAAAGCCCGAGCCGGTCAAAAGACAACTCGCATGCCTTCGCCAACAGGCTCCGGCAACCAGAGAAAGTCGTCATTTGACACTTGCCCCGTGAGTTGCTCACTTAAAACGGATGGCTTAAATTGACGGCATCATCTTACATTCTCCAACTATCCAACACTATATCAGATGACTTACGCCAGTCGGAGACTGGTTTGTTATTTCGTCCTATTCCTTATATTTGCCCTAATTAAACATTGCCTCTGACAACGACTTACATTCACCGTTTGCGTTTCCTGCCTGGAATAAAGCAGAAGTAGTGCTTTCCGGCCAGCTGCCCTGGCCGTATCCATTCATTACTTCAACACAACTTTATTCCAAATGCTGGAAATAACCACTTCCCGCCTCCGGCTCATCGCCCTGAGCCTGGAGCAATTATACCTTTTGATCAACGACATGAGCCAACTGCAGCAGCAGTTGGGCTTGAATCCTTTTGAGGTTCAATTAACGCCCGAGTTCGATGCCGAATATATAGGATCCATTCAAGAATTCTGCCTGCCGCAAGTTGAGGGGCATCCGGAAGATTACGCCTGGTTCACCCACTGGATTGTCGTCCATCAGGCGGACAACCGGCGCATCGGCGGCATCGGCCTGGGCGGCCTGCCGGACGAACGGGGCGAAAGCATGATCGGCTACTTCATCGATCCCCGCTACGCCGGCCGGGGGCTGGCCACCGAAGCAGCCGGCGCCCTTTGCAAGTGGCTGAGCCAGGACGCCCGGCTGGACGCTGTCATCGCTACAGTGCCGACAGGGCATATCGCCTCGGAACGGGTGCTGGAGAAGATCGGTTTTGAGCAGGTTTCCGTGGATGAGGGGCTGGGGCTGTGGCGGAAGGAGGCGTGAAACCGCAAAATGTGAAATGTAAAACCGCAAAATGGAAAAGTGTGCTCGATGGGAGCTGCCCGTTCACCAGCCACTTCTACATTTTGCGGTTTTGCGGCCCGTCCATTCGGCCGGGTAAATTTTGCAGTTTTGCGGTTCTCCCGGGAAGCTCCGGCCGCGCCCTTTTACATTTTCAATTTTGCGGTTTTGCGGTTTTGCAGTTTTGCAGTTTTGCGGTTTAATTCCCGGACGTCCCCTCTTCCCCCTCCGGCTTCTTCTTATTCAGAATCTCCAGCACCTCAACGGTAATATCGAGGCTATCAGACGCCAGCAGCACGCTGGAGCCTTGCCCGTACTGGAGGATGTAATCGTATCCGCGGCGGGCCCGCATGGCGTCGAGCGACTGGCGGAGTTCCGTTTCCAGTTCCAGCTGGATGCGCTGGGTTTCCGCCAGCAGGTCGTTTCTGAGCTTTTCCTGCTCGGCCATCAGCACCTGTTGCTTCTGGCCCAGGCGCTTCTCCTCGTCGGCGATCTGGCTGGGGGCCAATAGCCCTTGCTGGATTTTTTGCTGCACCGCCCGGAATTCATTCTCCAGCGCCGCCCCTTTCTGGTTCAACCGCTGGCCGGCTTCCGCCTGCTGCTTTTCCAGCGCTTCCTGTTGCTGGCGGAAATAATCGTATTTGTGGACCAGGGTATCTGCATTGAGATAGACAATCTTGAGCGGAGCGGGGGCTTCGGCAGCTGCGGCCTCGTTTTCGGTTGCTTTTCCCCCGCCGGAAGAAAGATGCTGAGAGAGCAGATAGGCTACTGCAATGAGCAGTATGCCATTTAATACCAGTGAAATGTTTGCCTTCATTTTTTCAAAATTTTCGCAAAGGTACGTTTATGAAACTAGAGTGCAAAGGAAGGAAAGAGGGTTAAATATGGCAATCGCATGAAATGGGATCGACCTTGAAAAGGTCGTATGTTTATAGGAAACGATGTTTTAAGCCCTCCCGACCTCGCAGAGGTCGTACATCTACCCGTTTGTACGACCTCTTTGAGGTCGAAAATTTAATTATACGGGATAATTCTATAGACGTTTGACCCGCTTCGGGGTCAAAACATATTTCATGCAATTGCCTTGGAGGGTTATATTGCTGGATGGTTATATTGCTGGATGGTTATATTGTTGCATTGTTTCAGGGGCAGATCGTTATAAACACAATCGTTATTTTTATAATCATTATAAATGTAACGGCCATTCCTTACTTCAGGTCAAACTTCTCCCCTGGCAACAAAATGCTCAACTCCAGCCCTCGCCCGCCCAACAGGCCGTTTTCCTTTTTGCCGGTTCCCCCGGGGTTTCGCAACAAGATCACCTGAGAATCCCCAACGACAGTTGCGCTATTGCCTTCTACGAGGATCGCGGTCGACTCGTCGATGCCGATGCATGCCTGGCCGGGATGCTCCAGCGCGGCGCTCATCAGGCGGTTCATGCGCATCCGGTAGATGAAGTGCTGGTCGACGATGGCGTTGGGCAACAGGCCCAGGCCTTCCTTCATTTCAATGTTTTCCGCTTCGATGGTGCGAAAATCGCCGGTGTAGTCGGGATGCTTGTATTCATTGCCGGTGATCATCCGGCGGCTCATCACGGCGGCCCCGGCGCTGGTGCCGGCAATGGTGGCGCCCTTGCGGTAGGCCTCATGGATAGCCTCGTACACCGGGCTGCCCAGCACAACGTCCATAAAGCGGTTCTGGTCGCCGCCGGCGATGTAGACCAGGCGGGCGCCGCGCAGGGAGTCGATGGCGGCCTTGGGATAGCTGCCTTTTTCAAAATTGCAGGCCCGGAATTTCGCCGCCGGCAGGCCCAGTTCGACAAACTGCCGGATGCCGTAATAGGCGGCCGAATCCGGCTCGCCGCTGGCCATGGGCAGGATGATGGCATAGCCGGCGGTGTCAAGCCCGGCGGCGGCCACCATAGCCTGCACCAACGCCGGCGGGCGCTTGCCCCCGCCGATGATGAACAGCTTGCCGGCCGGCGCCGAAGCATATTGCAGAGAAATGCCGGCCTGGCTGAAACCATTCAAAGAAAGCAGCGGTAAAAGAAGGAGAGCGTAAAAAAATTTCATCGGTCAAATGTTTGTTTAAAAATAATCGGGAAGAGCGCTGCGCAGGCAGGCCAACGCTTTGCCGTTGCCGGATTCGCCACGCCCGAGTTTCCTTTAAGCAACGAATCCGGCAACAAACTCACCAGATTGCTGACAAGTTAGGGAAAAAGTATATTTTTGCTAACATCCTGGGCATTCCTGGCGATTATTGCTTAATTTAAGCCACATTCTTGCAAAGCCATCAAAGTATCGATATGGGAAAAGTCATTTCATTACTCAACCATAAAGGAGGGGTTGGAAAGACCACAAGCGTAATAAACATCGGCGCAGCCATGGTGGAGCTGGGCAAAAAATCCCTGCTCATCGACCTGGATCCCCAGGCGAACCTCACCCTTTCGCTGGGCGCTGCCCGCCCGCCGCAGACCATCTACGAGGCGCTGCGCGGCGAATCGGAACTGATCCCGCTGCCGGTGAAGGAGAACCTCGACGTCATCGTTTCCACTCTCGACCTCTCCGGCGCCGAAATGGAATTGATCAACGAAGCCGGGCGGGAGTTCATCCTCCGGGAGTTGCTGGCGCCCCTCAGGGAGGAGTACGATTTTATCATCATCGACTGCCCGCCTTCTCTGGGCCTGCTCACCCTCAACGCCCTGACCAGCAGCGACTACGTGATGATCCCGCTGCAAACCGAATTCCTGGCCCTGCAGGGGTTGGCCAAGATCAAACAGGTCATACAAAAGGTGAAGCTGCGCCTCAATAAGAACCTGCAGATCGGCGGGGTGATCGCCACCATGTACGACAGCCGCAAAGTGCTCAACCGCGACGTGGTGGAAACCATCAAAAAATATTTCGGCGACCTGGTTTTCGAAACCATGATCCGCGACAACGTCGCCCTGGCCGAAGCCCCCTCCCAACGCAAAGACATCTTCGCCTACAGCCGCAACAGCGCCGGGGCGGAGGATTATCTGAGCCTTTGTAAGGAGATATTGGTGAGGGTGGAAAAATTTGAAAGAATGGCGGTTCGGAAGGAATAAACTATGAGCAAAAAAAGATTCACAGAAGGCCTGGAAAGCTTATTCGGAGAGGCTGCTGAAGACACCCTTCAGGAGAGCAGCCCCTTATTGTCCAGGACGGGGAAGCAGAAAAAGACGGGCGAAGAAAGCGGCAAGCGTTCTTCCGGCAAAGATTTTTCTTCCGACCTGCAGGCCTTTCTGGAGAATGCCTTTGAGGAAAGCGTAGAAGAACAACTGGAGCAACGCAAACAGAAGCGCACGCCCATATCCGGCAGCGCCCAGGTGAAGAAGCGCCACCGCAAACCCCTCAGCGGGCTCGACGCCCTCATCCGCAGCACAGTGGAACCCGATAGTTTCCACCTGGACCAAAAATCCTCCAAGCGCATCACCCTCACTTTCGACCCCGACAAGCTGGAAAAGCTCAAGGCCATCGCCCGCCGGGAACGCACTTACCTGCGCGACATCATCGACGAGATCGTGGCGGAATACCTCAATGAGTACGAGGCTAAGAAGAAATAAGCCCAACCCTTTCCTATGCTCGACCGATTTCCACATTACTTCCAACTGGACTTTATGGACTGTGGCCCAGCCAGCCTGAGAATGGTTGCTAAGTATTATGGAAAAGACTACTCGCTTCAGTACCTCCGCGAACAGAGTTACATCGACCGCGAAGGGGTTTCCCTGAAAGGGATCATCGAAGCGGCCGAACACATCGGCCTGCGCAGCCTGCCGGTCAAACTGCCCTTCGACGGCAAAAGCCAGGGGCAGGCTTTCCTGGTGGACGCCCCTTTGCCCTGCATCGTCCACTGGCGGCAGAACCACTTCCTGGTGGTTTATAAGATCAGCAAAAAATATGTATGGGTTGCCGACCCGGCGGCGGGAAAATTCAAGCTGGACCACGAAACCTTCCGCCAGAACTGGCAGGGCGACGGAGAATATGGCATCGGGCTACTGCTGGAGCCTACTCCCGCATTCTACGACAAGGGGCAGGAAGGGCGCCACAGCATGAATTACTTATTCCTGGCCACCTACCTGAGGCCTTACCGGAGGTATTTTGTGCAACTGCTGCTGGGGCTCCTGCTGGGCAGCGTTTTCCAGCTGATCTTCCCCTTTCTCACTCAGGCGATCGTGGATACGGGTATTCAAAACCAGAACATCGGGTTCATCTACCTCATCCTGATCGCCCAACTGATGTTGTTCCTGGGGCAAACCACCGTCACCATCATTCAAAACTGGCTGTTGCTCCACATCGGCACCCGGATCAACGTTTCTCTGATCTCCGATTTTCTAACGAAGCTGATGAAACTGCCCATCGGTTACTTCGACGCCAAAATGGTGGGCGACCTGATGCAGCGCATATCCGACCAAAAGCGCATCGAAGCCTTCCTGACCAATTCTACTCTCCAGTTTGTCTTTTCCGTATTTACCCTCATCGTTTTGGGCCTGGTCCTGCTGCTCTACGATTTCCGCATCTTCGCCATATTCCTGGTGGCCAGTATATTATACATCATCTGGATACTGGTATTCCTGAGGCGGCGCAAGGAAATAGATTACGCCCGTTTCCAGGAATTATCCGCCCATCAGGCCACGCTGATCGAACTCATTCAGGGCATGCAGGAGATCAAACTGCAGAACAGCGGCCGCAAACGGCGCTGGTTGTGGTCGGACATACAGGCCCGGCTGTTTGGCATCAACCTGAAATCGCTGGCCATTGACCAGTATCAGAACGCCGGCACCTCTTTTATCAGCCAGCTCAAGGACATCCTAATCACTTTCCTGACCGCCAGGCTGGTCATTGACGGCGAGATCACCCTGGGCATGATGCTGGCCGTGCAGTTCATCATCGGCCAGTTGAACGTGCCCCTGCGGCAAATGATCGCCTTTTTCCAAACCGGGCAAGACGCCAAGCTCAGCCTGGAGCGCCTCTGGGAAGTGCAGAATATGAAGGCGGAAGAGGAAGACAACGCGTTTAAAGCCACCGAACTGCCGCAGGGCAGGGAGATCAGGATCGAAGGCCTCAGCTTCCAGTACAACAAGCTGGCCGATTTCGTGCTCAAAGACATCAACCTGACGATTCCCGAGGGCCAGGTCACCGCTATTGTAGGAACCAGCGGGAGCGGGAAAACTACCCTGGTCAAACTGTTGCTGGGCTTTTACCCACCCACCGGCGGAAGCATCGCGGTGGGCAACCTGCCCCTTGCCAATATTGATAAAACCTACTGGCGCAGCCAGTGCGGCGCTGTCATGCAGGACGGGTTTATCTTTTCGGATACCATCGCCAACAACATCGCGGAAAGCGCTGAACAGGTGGACAAAGCCCGGCTCGTCCGGTCCGTGGAAACGGCCAACATCCGGGAATTCATCGAGTCGCTGCCGCTGAGCTACAACACCATGATCGGCGCCAGGGGCAACGGCATCAGCCAGGGGCAGCGCCAGCGCCTGCTCATTGCCCGGGCCGTTTACAAAAACCCTGAATTTTTATTTTTCGACGAAGCGACCAACGCCCTGGACGCCCAGAACGAAAAGGCCATCGTGCAGAACCTGGAAAAGTTCTTCGAAGGGAAAACCGTGGTGGTGGTGGCTCACCGGCTCAGTACCGTGAAAAACGCGAACCAGATCGTGGTGCTGGAGAAGGGGGAGCTGGTGGAAAAGGGGACGCATCAGGAATTGGTGAAAAATAAAGGCGTATATTATAACCTGATAAAGGACCAGTTGGAATTGGGGGGGTAGAGGGTGGACGGTGGACGGCGGACGGCAGGATAGAAATAATTCGCAAAACGTATTGATTATATTGACACGGAAACTTTTGAGAATTTAGAGAATAAAACTGAAAAAATAAGGGCTTCTCTAAAAAAGCTCATCAAGGCCCGGGGAGTGTTCAACGTTCTGTGTCCGAAGTTCGAAGTCACGTCTTAGAAGCCTGGTTTTCAGGATAACTTTGAACGCCGAACACCAAACTTTGAACAGTCCCAAGGCCCGAAGCTGATGGCCGTCCGCCGTGACCCCGTCCGCCGTAAAAAAATAGCCTATGCCCGAAACAAGCCCCTACTCTAGCCCCAACGATATCCCGCTCAACACCGATCGGGAGGACATCCAGCGCATCCTCGGCCACCCGCCGGGATGGTCCCTGCGTTGGGGCATTACGGCCGTTTTTATAGCCACTGTTCTGTTGATGGCGATGGCGTGGCTAATCAAATACCCTGATGTCATTAATGCCAGAGTCGTAATAGTGACCGAGTCTCCCCCGGTTCGCGTTTTTGCCCGAGGCAATGGCAAGATCAGCCGGTTGCTGGTGGAGAACAAACAGCCAGTAGAGGAAGGACAGGTCATTGCTGTCCTGGAAAACACTGCCGAACTGGAAGATGTACGGCAACTGGAAGAACTGGCCGGCCGGCTGGAAGGCACTTTACAACCGGAAAAATTATTGGATATCCAACTTCCCGAAGGGCTCATCCTGGGCGAGCTCCAAAGCACCTACGCCAACTATCTACAGGCCGTCAACGATTTTCAATTTTTCGAACTCCAGCAGGGCGTCTTTGCCCGGATTGCTTCCCTGAAGCAGCAGATCGAGTACTTGGAGGGGTTGAACACTGCTTTGGAGCAGCAGGAAGAGACGCTCGTTCGCGAAGTAGAGATCGCCCAAAGGAGTTTTGAACGCAACAAAGGCCTATTGCAATCGGGCGCTATCAGCCAGTTGGAACTCGAGCAATCCGAGACCAACTACCTCCAGTACCGCCGCCAGTTGGAGAGCCTCCAATCCCAGGAGCTGAACAACAAGTTGCAGGCCGAGCAGTTCCAATCCCAGATCATCAACCTCCGGCAGGGCAGGGCCGAGGCAAGCATGCAGAAATGGCTGGCTACCCGGGAAATCCTGGGCCGGCTAAAAAGCGAACTAAGCCTGTGGAAACAAACCTACCTGATCACCAGCCCCATCGCCGGCCGGGTTTCCCTCAACCGGGTTTGGAGCCCGCAGCAATTCGTTCAGGCCAATGAAGAGGTGGCTACTGTAGTGCCCGGTGCCGGCGCCGGCGAAATTGTCGGCAAAGCCCTCCTGCCCACCTTCAACTCCGGCAAAGTACAACCGGGGCAGCGCGCCAACATCCGGCTGGACGGCTACCCTTACCAGGAATTCGGCGTCCTGCAGGGCCAGGTAACCAACATCGCCCTGGTGCCCGACCAGGAAACCTACCTGCTGGAGATCGCCCTGCCCGACAGCCTCGTCACTACTTACCACCGTAGCATCCCTTTCGCTCAGGAACTGCCGGGCCAGGCTCGCATCGTCACCGAGGACCGGCGGATTTTGGAGCGGGTGTTTGACCAGTTGGTTAGTTTGGTAAAAAACAACTAGTTGACCTTCAATCCATTACGACCTTCCGCGGTAGCTTCTCAATATATAGAATAAACCCTGTCATCCTTACAGGACTAAAACAACGCTAAACCCCATTTCCAGGGCCTCATCCCGTTGGCAAACGGGAGCAACGGCCTTTCGTCCCTTCAGGCTACGGTTTACACACATCTTTACGAAATGTTGATATCCAGAGTCCCGGAGGGACGAAAGCTCGTTGCCAGGGCCACAGGCCCTGGTTTAAAAGCCAGGCAGCCAGAGAGTCCTGTAAGGACGACAGATTTGCGCGATGAGAACCCGGGAAAATTGCCCCACCGGGCCCCGAATCTGTCGCTCTTACAGAGCTCTCTTGGCTTCACATAGCTATCCAGGGCCTGGCGGCCCTGGCAAGGGGCTATCATCCCTACGGGATTGAGACCAGGAGCCGCCGGGCAAAGCACTACAGTCCGGCGGCTGTCAGCCCACTGGAAAAACTGGCGTAAACTTATGTGTAAACCGTAGCCCTTCAGGACTGGCAGCAAAACGACATTTATTGAGAAGTTACCTTCCGCGATCTTTTCAGCCGCTAATTAGCGGCTGACGCCAGCCTGCTTTCTGTCCTGGTTTTCCCTGGCAGAACCCTGTAATTTTATTCCGAATACCGGAAATCATTCTGGGGCACAGAAATCCATTATCGTTTCCGGACGTTTATTTTAACAGACCAGGATGTTGAAATGCTTCATGCATCTGATAATCTCTTCGGCCTGGTTATGGAAGTGGCCAGCAGGGAAATAGATGCTCATAAGCAGGATGATCTTCAACGCCTGTATGTAAAGACAGAACTAGTCCAAGCGGCACGAAATAACGGGTAATATTATGATACTGGAACTCTGCATTTAAGGGCTGGCGAAATCTCCCGTTATTTCGTTCTAGTCGCACTAGTTCGCTACCTATTTCAGAGAGGGGTCTCCAAAAGGAAAATCAGGCGTTTACTGTATTTTATTAAATACTACATCCGTTTTGACAAAGACGATTTTTACTATAAATTTGAAGATGACATAGAGTCTATCACCAAATCCAGGAAAGCTATGGGTATTGAAGAAGCTATCCTACAGGAATTAAAAGAAAAAGGGCTGGCGGAAGGCCGGGAGCAGGGTTTAGAAGAGGGGCGGAAAAAAGGGCTAATGGAAGGACGTGAGGAAGGACGTGAAGAAGGACGTGAGGAAAGCATTCGCACCTTCATCACCCGCGCGTGGAAAAAAGGCATACCTGCCGAAGAAATTGCTGATCTCGTTGACCTCCCTATAGAAAAAGTAAAGCTCTTCATCGAAGAATTGGTGGAAGAAGATGAATAACCTTTGGCTCAATATTTGCTCCACCCATTATTGAACCATTTCCATTCAAAGTATGCCAGGCTGGCAGCGTTCTATATCGACTGTTTTATTGAGGGCGGCCTTTGCCGTTTTCCTCCTATTGTCCCTTCCTCAAGTGAATGGGATGACGTTGGCTGCCAGATGGCAATTACCTCAAACGCCGGCAGTGGAGCTGATCGACGAGGCGCCTCAGCCTGACAAGTTAATTTCCCTCCTCGTTTTATCAACTTATAACCCGGTAAGCCATTTCATTCCGGGCTTGCCTTCTTCCTCTAGAATTGCGTTTGTCCATAATAAACAGTTGCCCCAAACCTACTCGCAACAGCCAGAATGGCAGGCATCCTCCTCTCCTGCTGCCTTTATGGCTTTTTCTCGCCTTTCCCACAGCTATCCTGCCGAAGATGAGATAGGACACTGATCTTTTAAGATGGATTAGGATTCAATAGGATCAGCTATCGAAACCGATGTTGCCCTCATAGGGCCCCACAATAAACTGGTGGAGATGCAAACCGGCGAAGGCAAAACCCTGGCGGCCGTTTTCCCGGCCTATCTCAACGCGCTCTCCGGTAAAAGGGCTACCTGTCTAACATTGGCCACACGGGCCGTTGTCCGTTGCCTGTTGTTCGTTGACCGTTGTTGCAACTTGCTGGCTGCCAAACGCATGGCTGCCCAACGCAACCGACAACCGACAACTGGCAACCGACAACTGGCCAACCTTAGAAGGGTAGCCAGGATATCGACTACGTCATCCGCGACGGGCAGGTGAAACTGGTGGA
This genomic window contains:
- a CDS encoding ParA family protein, with amino-acid sequence MGKVISLLNHKGGVGKTTSVINIGAAMVELGKKSLLIDLDPQANLTLSLGAARPPQTIYEALRGESELIPLPVKENLDVIVSTLDLSGAEMELINEAGREFILRELLAPLREEYDFIIIDCPPSLGLLTLNALTSSDYVMIPLQTEFLALQGLAKIKQVIQKVKLRLNKNLQIGGVIATMYDSRKVLNRDVVETIKKYFGDLVFETMIRDNVALAEAPSQRKDIFAYSRNSAGAEDYLSLCKEILVRVEKFERMAVRKE
- a CDS encoding cyanophycinase; this translates as MKFFYALLLLPLLSLNGFSQAGISLQYASAPAGKLFIIGGGKRPPALVQAMVAAAGLDTAGYAIILPMASGEPDSAAYYGIRQFVELGLPAAKFRACNFEKGSYPKAAIDSLRGARLVYIAGGDQNRFMDVVLGSPVYEAIHEAYRKGATIAGTSAGAAVMSRRMITGNEYKHPDYTGDFRTIEAENIEMKEGLGLLPNAIVDQHFIYRMRMNRLMSAALEHPGQACIGIDESTAILVEGNSATVVGDSQVILLRNPGGTGKKENGLLGGRGLELSILLPGEKFDLK
- a CDS encoding peptidase domain-containing ABC transporter, with protein sequence MLDRFPHYFQLDFMDCGPASLRMVAKYYGKDYSLQYLREQSYIDREGVSLKGIIEAAEHIGLRSLPVKLPFDGKSQGQAFLVDAPLPCIVHWRQNHFLVVYKISKKYVWVADPAAGKFKLDHETFRQNWQGDGEYGIGLLLEPTPAFYDKGQEGRHSMNYLFLATYLRPYRRYFVQLLLGLLLGSVFQLIFPFLTQAIVDTGIQNQNIGFIYLILIAQLMLFLGQTTVTIIQNWLLLHIGTRINVSLISDFLTKLMKLPIGYFDAKMVGDLMQRISDQKRIEAFLTNSTLQFVFSVFTLIVLGLVLLLYDFRIFAIFLVASILYIIWILVFLRRRKEIDYARFQELSAHQATLIELIQGMQEIKLQNSGRKRRWLWSDIQARLFGINLKSLAIDQYQNAGTSFISQLKDILITFLTARLVIDGEITLGMMLAVQFIIGQLNVPLRQMIAFFQTGQDAKLSLERLWEVQNMKAEEEDNAFKATELPQGREIRIEGLSFQYNKLADFVLKDINLTIPEGQVTAIVGTSGSGKTTLVKLLLGFYPPTGGSIAVGNLPLANIDKTYWRSQCGAVMQDGFIFSDTIANNIAESAEQVDKARLVRSVETANIREFIESLPLSYNTMIGARGNGISQGQRQRLLIARAVYKNPEFLFFDEATNALDAQNEKAIVQNLEKFFEGKTVVVVAHRLSTVKNANQIVVLEKGELVEKGTHQELVKNKGVYYNLIKDQLELGG
- a CDS encoding HlyD family efflux transporter periplasmic adaptor subunit, with amino-acid sequence MPETSPYSSPNDIPLNTDREDIQRILGHPPGWSLRWGITAVFIATVLLMAMAWLIKYPDVINARVVIVTESPPVRVFARGNGKISRLLVENKQPVEEGQVIAVLENTAELEDVRQLEELAGRLEGTLQPEKLLDIQLPEGLILGELQSTYANYLQAVNDFQFFELQQGVFARIASLKQQIEYLEGLNTALEQQEETLVREVEIAQRSFERNKGLLQSGAISQLELEQSETNYLQYRRQLESLQSQELNNKLQAEQFQSQIINLRQGRAEASMQKWLATREILGRLKSELSLWKQTYLITSPIAGRVSLNRVWSPQQFVQANEEVATVVPGAGAGEIVGKALLPTFNSGKVQPGQRANIRLDGYPYQEFGVLQGQVTNIALVPDQETYLLEIALPDSLVTTYHRSIPFAQELPGQARIVTEDRRILERVFDQLVSLVKNN
- a CDS encoding SprB repeat-containing protein; this encodes MGFVRGTYGSTGVPGDTCALLQPYAAGSLIAMKTDLETGFEYRIQLNAKSFGQGQSVRFSFHTAPSSGGAAAGPDVALSSIDTDDPSLPGTEVASAAFTVDAAGTYWAVAQALGDSPSGWARYDNMVLERRPVNGCPSVAGPDVMICRGDTVQIGTGCLPEPHPLDSLEYCYSWIPEAGLDDPESAMPSATPQETTTYRVYVTASDGELVAEDEVTVKVNTVEVKILPEDPSLCYRNIPGARPGKEAPPAENRANGCAQDFIVLSLDGAYTTTEWSTGSAGGSIEVYEPGFYSVSATDANGCTGSAEVEVGMCTAPSLEITSCSLNHLFTTALLLLTLLSAHAAIEVTPLVDCLCESGSSPQQAFNLTAEGTAGPFSFEWHREEGGYSPSTEQNPIDIKLPGNYYVLVTNSFGCTFQYDITIPACPAPSFSGDKTETCPGQATGSITVMAAGGTPPYTYSWSNGADTPDLYDLAEGIYYLTLGDSRGCTKTGFFKVLSSGLGFSVNVAITHPSCAASA
- a CDS encoding GNAT family N-acetyltransferase, with the translated sequence MLEITTSRLRLIALSLEQLYLLINDMSQLQQQLGLNPFEVQLTPEFDAEYIGSIQEFCLPQVEGHPEDYAWFTHWIVVHQADNRRIGGIGLGGLPDERGESMIGYFIDPRYAGRGLATEAAGALCKWLSQDARLDAVIATVPTGHIASERVLEKIGFEQVSVDEGLGLWRKEA
- a CDS encoding OmpH family outer membrane protein yields the protein MKANISLVLNGILLIAVAYLLSQHLSSGGGKATENEAAAAEAPAPLKIVYLNADTLVHKYDYFRQQQEALEKQQAEAGQRLNQKGAALENEFRAVQQKIQQGLLAPSQIADEEKRLGQKQQVLMAEQEKLRNDLLAETQRIQLELETELRQSLDAMRARRGYDYILQYGQGSSVLLASDSLDITVEVLEILNKKKPEGEEGTSGN